A DNA window from Garciella nitratireducens DSM 15102 contains the following coding sequences:
- a CDS encoding Cof-type HAD-IIB family hydrolase: MYKMIVMDLDGTLLRSNSTVSENSKRAIQKCKDQGIKVVLASGRMHYAMKPIIKELGLEEGLHIGGNGSIIFSLQGFIEVLPVVKEEKYPDLIDKLQKEQVEMLAYSKENIYYDFAPKLTQTIRRFYNNRIFPIQTKSIKDLKNIIKIVLYIKEQEKRKEEKIKKLLQEEVAIYRSHSLFVDIIHKNISKYRALQHVMKKYKINPKEVMAIGDSENDVEMIKNVGWGIAMCNGSDIVKHKADYITSKSNDQDGIVDILEQFVLKKAS; encoded by the coding sequence ATGTATAAGATGATTGTAATGGATTTAGATGGTACTTTGCTTCGTTCTAATTCTACCGTCTCAGAAAATAGTAAAAGAGCCATTCAAAAATGTAAGGACCAGGGAATTAAGGTAGTGCTCGCTAGTGGAAGAATGCATTATGCAATGAAACCAATTATTAAAGAACTCGGATTAGAAGAGGGACTTCATATAGGTGGAAATGGAAGTATTATTTTTTCGTTGCAAGGCTTTATAGAAGTGCTTCCTGTAGTGAAAGAGGAAAAATATCCTGATTTGATAGACAAACTTCAAAAAGAGCAAGTAGAAATGTTAGCATATTCAAAAGAAAATATTTATTATGATTTTGCACCGAAATTAACTCAAACAATAAGGCGTTTTTATAATAATCGTATTTTTCCTATTCAAACAAAATCCATCAAAGATTTAAAGAACATTATAAAAATTGTACTCTATATTAAAGAACAAGAAAAAAGGAAAGAAGAAAAAATAAAAAAATTATTGCAAGAGGAGGTTGCTATTTATAGAAGTCATTCATTGTTTGTAGATATTATACACAAAAATATAAGCAAGTACAGGGCGCTACAGCATGTTATGAAAAAATATAAAATTAATCCTAAAGAAGTAATGGCCATTGGAGATAGTGAAAATGATGTAGAAATGATTAAAAATGTAGGTTGGGGTATTGCGATGTGTAATGGAAGTGATATCGTCAAACATAAAGCAGATTATATTACTTCAAAAAGCAATGACCAAGATGGAATCGTGGATATTTTAGAGCAATTTGTATTGAAAAAGGCAAGTTAA
- a CDS encoding nicotinate phosphoribosyltransferase — protein sequence MSFQRKLQLATDFYQLSMGNVYYLDNKKDQIAVFDLFIRKNPCDGGYTIAAGLEQIIEYIEQLHFDDEDIALLKKNHPEFDENYLKYLRNFSFSGEIYAVPEGTIVFPNEPIIRVKAPLIQAQLIETTMLTIINHQSLIATKASRIVDAADGGTVLEFGLRRAHGSEAGLYGARAAIIGGCAGTSNVESEYLIEIPSKGTMSHSLVQSYDSELEAFRNYAKYNPNNLILLVDTYDTLNSGVPNAIKIFQELREKNQLGDTYGIRLDSGDLAYLSKTARKMLDQAGFADAIISASSDLDEYIIRDLKLQGATIDSWGVGTKMITSYDCPALGAVYKLSQIEEKGQVKPKIKISNDVIKITNPGYKKVVRFYDRNSHMALADLILLDDEKIDEKEPLEIFDPICTWKRKVLTNFYAKELLIPIFVNGKKVYQSPNIKEIQNYVKHQKQFIGEEYRRALNPHIYHVDLSEKLWNLKQQLIHQER from the coding sequence ATGTCCTTTCAAAGAAAATTACAACTTGCAACAGATTTTTATCAATTAAGCATGGGAAACGTTTACTATCTCGATAACAAAAAAGATCAAATTGCTGTATTTGACCTATTTATTCGAAAAAATCCTTGTGACGGCGGATATACCATTGCAGCCGGTTTAGAGCAAATTATAGAATATATCGAACAATTACATTTTGATGATGAAGATATTGCTCTACTTAAAAAAAATCATCCAGAATTTGATGAAAACTATTTAAAATATTTACGAAACTTTTCCTTTAGTGGAGAAATTTATGCTGTACCTGAAGGAACCATTGTTTTCCCTAATGAACCTATCATTCGCGTCAAAGCTCCTCTAATTCAAGCTCAATTAATAGAAACCACAATGTTAACCATCATTAATCATCAAAGTTTAATTGCTACCAAAGCTTCTCGAATTGTAGATGCTGCAGATGGAGGAACAGTTTTAGAATTTGGTTTAAGACGAGCACACGGTTCTGAAGCCGGATTGTATGGAGCAAGAGCTGCTATTATTGGTGGATGTGCAGGTACTAGCAATGTAGAAAGTGAATATCTCATTGAGATTCCTTCTAAAGGTACTATGTCCCATAGTCTCGTACAAAGTTATGATTCTGAATTAGAAGCGTTTCGAAACTATGCAAAATACAATCCAAATAATCTTATTTTGCTAGTAGATACTTACGACACTTTAAATTCTGGAGTTCCCAATGCCATTAAAATCTTTCAAGAACTACGAGAAAAAAATCAATTAGGAGATACCTATGGAATTCGTTTAGACTCTGGAGATTTGGCATACTTAAGTAAAACTGCTAGAAAAATGTTAGACCAAGCAGGTTTTGCTGATGCCATTATTTCTGCTTCTTCTGATCTTGATGAATATATTATTCGAGATTTAAAATTACAAGGGGCTACTATTGATAGCTGGGGAGTAGGTACCAAAATGATTACCTCTTATGATTGTCCTGCCCTAGGAGCAGTATATAAATTATCTCAAATTGAAGAAAAAGGACAAGTAAAACCAAAGATTAAAATCTCTAATGATGTCATAAAAATCACTAATCCTGGTTATAAAAAAGTAGTTCGCTTTTATGATCGAAATAGCCATATGGCTTTAGCAGATTTAATTCTATTAGATGATGAAAAAATTGACGAAAAGGAACCTCTAGAAATCTTTGATCCCATCTGTACTTGGAAAAGAAAAGTTTTAACTAATTTTTATGCGAAAGAATTATTGATCCCTATCTTTGTAAATGGAAAAAAAGTTTATCAGTCTCCTAATATAAAGGAAATTCAAAATTATGTAAAACATCAAAAACAATTCATTGGAGAAGAATATCGAAGAGCATTAAATCCTCATATCTATCATGTAGATCTATCTGAAAAATTATGGAACTTAAAACAGCAACTAATTCATCAAGAAAGATAG
- a CDS encoding phospho-sugar mutase, with translation MDYMEKYHQWLKDKAIDEKTKEELREIEGDIKEIEDRFYKDLEFGTGGLRGIIGAGSNRMNRYTVGKATQGLASYIKKLGSDKKKKGVVIAHDSRNFSREFAQEAALVLNGNGIQTFLFEDLRSTPQLSFTVRYLGCAAGIVITASHNPPQYNGYKVYAAEGMQLGLKESEQVIEEVKKIQDFSSIQKIEKEEAIEKGLFNILDKKIDDAFIEAVKRQSIRRDVIKKVSSDFTIVYTPLHGTGNKPVQRVLKEVGFKKVFIVPEQAQPNGAFPTVEYPNPEDKKAFQLALELAKEKGAHLIIATDPDCDRVGIGFKNKKGEYDFLNGNQTGSLLCHYILSSKKEKGSLPINGAIVKTIVTSELGAEVAKSYGIKAFNTLTGFKFIGEKMEEFQNTGTHEFILGYEESYGYLIGTHARDKDGVVASMMISEMAAYYYDQGKTLDQVLDSLYQEYGYHYEDLKSITLEGKEGMEKIQEILRYFRENAPTSWNGKKVLYLEDYLEQKQYNLLRKVVKPLKFPKSDVLKFILEDHSWFCMRPSGTEPKIKFYFSVIGDNAEKTRMMAHNLIGEVMKTVESI, from the coding sequence ATGGATTATATGGAAAAATATCATCAGTGGTTAAAGGATAAAGCCATTGATGAGAAAACGAAGGAAGAATTAAGAGAAATTGAAGGAGATATTAAAGAGATTGAAGATCGATTTTATAAGGATTTAGAATTTGGAACAGGAGGTTTAAGAGGAATCATAGGAGCAGGTTCTAATCGAATGAATCGATATACTGTAGGAAAAGCGACGCAAGGATTGGCTAGTTATATAAAAAAACTAGGTTCTGATAAAAAGAAAAAAGGGGTAGTGATTGCCCATGATTCTAGAAATTTCTCAAGGGAATTTGCTCAAGAGGCTGCTTTAGTATTAAATGGCAATGGGATTCAAACGTTTTTATTTGAAGATTTACGGTCTACCCCCCAACTATCTTTTACAGTACGATATTTAGGATGTGCAGCAGGAATTGTGATTACTGCTAGTCATAATCCTCCACAATATAATGGTTATAAAGTTTATGCTGCAGAGGGGATGCAATTAGGATTAAAAGAATCAGAACAAGTTATTGAGGAAGTAAAAAAAATTCAGGATTTTTCTAGCATTCAAAAAATAGAAAAGGAAGAAGCAATAGAAAAAGGGCTGTTTAACATTTTAGATAAGAAAATAGATGATGCTTTTATAGAAGCAGTCAAGAGGCAGAGCATTCGAAGGGATGTAATCAAAAAAGTTTCTTCGGATTTTACTATTGTATATACTCCTCTACATGGAACAGGAAATAAGCCAGTACAAAGAGTGCTAAAGGAAGTAGGTTTTAAAAAGGTATTTATAGTGCCTGAACAAGCACAGCCTAATGGGGCTTTTCCAACAGTAGAATACCCTAATCCTGAAGATAAAAAGGCCTTTCAATTAGCATTAGAGTTAGCAAAGGAGAAAGGTGCGCATCTTATTATAGCAACAGATCCAGATTGTGATAGAGTAGGAATAGGATTTAAAAATAAAAAAGGGGAATATGATTTTTTAAATGGAAACCAAACGGGTTCGTTGCTTTGTCATTATATTCTTTCTTCTAAGAAGGAAAAAGGAAGCCTTCCCATAAACGGAGCGATTGTAAAGACCATTGTTACGAGTGAATTAGGTGCAGAGGTCGCAAAATCCTATGGGATAAAAGCATTCAATACGCTTACTGGTTTTAAATTTATTGGAGAAAAAATGGAGGAGTTTCAAAATACAGGAACTCATGAATTTATCTTAGGATATGAAGAAAGCTATGGATATTTGATTGGAACTCATGCTAGAGATAAAGATGGAGTTGTAGCTTCTATGATGATTTCAGAGATGGCAGCTTATTATTATGATCAAGGGAAGACTCTAGATCAAGTGTTAGATAGTCTATATCAAGAATATGGATATCATTATGAAGATTTAAAATCCATTACTTTAGAAGGAAAAGAAGGAATGGAAAAGATTCAAGAAATTTTGAGATATTTTAGGGAAAATGCTCCTACAAGTTGGAATGGGAAAAAGGTACTTTATCTAGAAGATTACTTAGAACAAAAACAATACAACCTTTTAAGAAAGGTTGTAAAGCCCTTAAAATTTCCAAAATCTGATGTTTTAAAATTTATACTAGAAGATCATTCCTGGTTTTGTATGCGCCCTTCTGGAACAGAACCTAAGATCAAATTTTATTTTTCAGTAATTGGAGATAATGCTGAAAAGACAAGAATGATGGCACATAATCTTATTGGAGAAGTGATGAAGACAGTAGAAAGTATATAA
- the yyaC gene encoding spore protease YyaC, with product MESHYQNPMAIHQLGNAIKNSIHTPFITVCIGTDRCIGDCLGPLIGHKLKENHFPYPVYGTLENPIHAMNILDELSLIQSRHPKIPILAIDASLGKRKSIGKIYFKKESVSPGKGVGKNLPDIGDYSFIGIIDNYTSIENLNIHQVRLYLIYQIAEIMTKSLFLAIPSK from the coding sequence ATGGAATCCCATTACCAAAATCCTATGGCAATCCATCAACTTGGAAACGCGATTAAAAATTCTATACATACTCCATTTATAACTGTTTGTATTGGTACCGATCGATGTATTGGAGATTGTTTAGGACCTCTTATCGGTCATAAATTAAAAGAAAATCATTTTCCATATCCTGTTTATGGAACTTTAGAAAATCCTATCCATGCTATGAATATACTAGATGAGCTTTCGTTGATCCAATCTAGACATCCTAAAATTCCTATATTAGCCATTGATGCTTCCTTAGGTAAACGTAAATCTATAGGAAAAATTTATTTTAAGAAAGAATCGGTTTCTCCTGGAAAAGGAGTAGGAAAAAATCTTCCTGATATAGGAGACTACTCTTTTATTGGAATCATAGATAACTACACTTCCATTGAAAATTTAAATATTCATCAAGTTCGATTATATTTAATCTATCAAATAGCAGAAATCATGACTAAGAGCCTATTTTTAGCAATCCCTTCAAAATAA
- the cphA gene encoding cyanophycin synthetase, which translates to MKLKDLIIYNGRNIYCHRPCIRAEVNLEKHAEIPTCDIPNFNNLLLEYIPTLKEHKCSRGYPGGFVERLYEGTYLAHVLEHVCIEIQNILGYDVAFGKARKTSQDTVYYIVFEYKNKEIAEEVVYLAIDLLNDLCENAQKIEFLGKMEKLKEIALDGTLGPSTQAIKDEAEIRGIPVMQIGKGSLLQLGYGCYSKRIQATITENTGCIPVDISCDKDMTKELLRMGGIPIPDGYTSDNLEDILAYSKRIGYPVVIKPNQGNQGKGVSINLTDQDHVITAFQIAKEYCNQVVVEKYIPGNHYRLLVVNGKVSACAQRISAHVIGNGNHTIRELIQIENQNPLRGEGHEKPLTKLKIDSVMELLLKKNNMHLDMIPQKGEIVYLRENDNLSTGGIALDVTDQVHPENLDIAVNAAHIIGLDVAGIDITTKDISTPITSNHGAVIEVNAAPGIRMHHYPTKGKQRNVAKDIVDSLFPKGSSYSIPIISVTGTNGKTTTTRMLGKILMEKGLRVGMTTTGGIYIDQQCIMKGDTTGAISAQSVLMDKRVEAAVLETARGGIIKRGLGYDLADVGIITNISEDHLGLDGINTLEELAFVKSLVVEAIKKSGYAVLNAEDPYCINIGKKLSRNIIYFSTHKNQIVIQEHIRRGGRAVYLKNDQICTYNGKIEQEILSIKEIPATLNGILTCNIKNSLAAVAGAFGLDVKPEIIAKGLKNFKCDLVDNPGRFNIHQVRDFKVVVDYGHNIDSYQEIISTLKKMNHNRLIGVIGVPGDRSETSTVKIGQICGENFHHIIIKEDQEIRNFEPGMVSKFLKNGCMISGMNKDCLEIELCERDALKKAMMMAQKDDIVVIFYEDYQGVMDTIKETKLVIEENNNRQKISLKNNA; encoded by the coding sequence TTGAAACTGAAAGATTTGATCATTTATAATGGTCGAAATATATATTGTCATCGTCCCTGTATTCGTGCAGAGGTAAACTTAGAAAAACATGCTGAAATTCCAACTTGCGACATTCCCAATTTTAATAATTTATTATTAGAATATATCCCTACCCTGAAAGAACATAAATGTTCTCGAGGATATCCAGGAGGTTTTGTGGAAAGGCTTTATGAGGGCACTTACCTTGCCCATGTATTAGAGCATGTATGCATTGAAATTCAAAATATTTTAGGATATGATGTAGCTTTTGGAAAGGCCCGTAAAACTTCTCAAGATACCGTCTATTATATTGTCTTTGAATATAAAAACAAAGAAATTGCAGAAGAAGTGGTTTATTTAGCAATTGATCTTCTAAATGATCTATGTGAAAATGCTCAAAAAATAGAATTCTTAGGGAAAATGGAAAAATTAAAAGAAATTGCTTTGGATGGAACTCTAGGTCCAAGTACCCAAGCAATTAAAGATGAAGCCGAAATAAGAGGAATTCCCGTCATGCAGATTGGAAAAGGAAGTCTTTTACAATTAGGCTATGGCTGTTATAGTAAAAGAATACAAGCTACCATAACTGAAAATACAGGCTGTATCCCTGTGGATATTTCCTGTGATAAAGATATGACTAAAGAACTACTAAGAATGGGTGGTATCCCAATTCCTGATGGTTATACTTCTGACAATCTAGAAGATATTTTAGCCTATAGTAAACGAATCGGATATCCTGTTGTCATTAAACCCAATCAAGGCAATCAAGGAAAAGGTGTATCTATTAACTTAACTGACCAGGATCATGTAATAACAGCTTTTCAAATTGCCAAAGAATATTGTAATCAAGTAGTGGTAGAAAAATATATTCCAGGAAATCACTATAGATTATTGGTAGTAAACGGGAAAGTATCTGCCTGTGCTCAAAGAATTTCCGCCCATGTAATAGGCAATGGGAATCATACGATAAGAGAATTAATCCAAATAGAAAATCAAAATCCTTTAAGAGGAGAAGGACATGAAAAACCTCTTACTAAACTAAAAATAGACTCGGTAATGGAATTACTCTTAAAGAAAAATAATATGCATTTAGATATGATTCCTCAAAAAGGAGAAATAGTTTATTTACGCGAAAATGATAATCTCAGTACAGGAGGAATTGCTTTAGATGTTACTGATCAGGTACATCCTGAAAATTTAGATATTGCTGTAAATGCCGCTCATATCATTGGATTGGATGTAGCAGGGATTGATATTACCACTAAAGATATTTCTACTCCTATTACTTCCAATCATGGAGCTGTCATTGAAGTAAATGCTGCCCCTGGAATTCGCATGCATCACTATCCTACAAAAGGGAAACAAAGAAATGTAGCCAAAGACATTGTAGATTCGCTTTTTCCAAAAGGAAGTTCTTATAGCATACCTATTATATCCGTGACTGGCACCAATGGAAAAACCACTACTACTCGTATGCTAGGAAAAATTTTAATGGAAAAAGGATTAAGAGTAGGTATGACTACCACAGGTGGAATCTATATCGATCAACAATGTATTATGAAAGGAGATACTACAGGAGCTATCAGTGCTCAAAGTGTTTTAATGGATAAAAGAGTAGAAGCTGCAGTACTAGAAACTGCTAGAGGTGGAATTATTAAAAGAGGATTGGGATATGATCTAGCGGATGTTGGAATTATTACCAACATTAGCGAAGATCACTTGGGTTTAGACGGAATTAATACTTTAGAAGAGCTAGCCTTTGTAAAATCTCTTGTAGTAGAAGCAATTAAAAAATCTGGATATGCTGTATTAAATGCAGAGGATCCGTATTGTATTAATATTGGAAAAAAGCTATCACGCAATATCATTTATTTTTCTACCCATAAAAACCAAATTGTCATTCAAGAACATATTAGAAGAGGTGGAAGAGCTGTCTATTTAAAAAATGATCAGATTTGCACCTATAATGGGAAAATAGAACAAGAAATCTTATCCATTAAAGAAATTCCAGCTACTTTAAATGGGATTTTAACTTGTAATATAAAAAATAGTTTAGCAGCAGTTGCTGGTGCCTTTGGATTAGACGTTAAACCAGAAATAATTGCAAAAGGATTAAAAAACTTTAAATGTGATTTAGTAGATAATCCTGGACGCTTTAATATACATCAAGTTAGAGATTTTAAGGTGGTAGTCGATTATGGTCATAACATTGATAGTTATCAAGAAATCATCTCTACTTTAAAAAAAATGAATCACAATCGTCTTATTGGTGTAATTGGCGTTCCAGGAGATCGAAGTGAGACCAGTACGGTAAAAATTGGTCAAATATGCGGAGAAAATTTTCATCATATCATTATAAAAGAAGATCAAGAAATCAGAAATTTTGAACCAGGAATGGTATCCAAATTTTTAAAAAATGGATGTATGATTAGCGGTATGAATAAAGATTGTTTAGAAATAGAACTTTGTGAGCGTGATGCTTTAAAAAAAGCAATGATGATGGCACAAAAAGATGATATTGTAGTAATTTTCTATGAAGATTATCAAGGAGTAATGGATACTATTAAAGAAACAAAACTAGTAATAGAAGAAAATAATAATAGGCAAAAAATCTCTTTAAAAAATAATGCTTGA
- a CDS encoding cyanophycinase, translating into MSENQLPTLIIIGGGEDKKADKKILKEIVKLSGQEKAKIGIITTATDYPDEVGMEYKNLFYDLGVYEVHTLSIMDRKHSNMRAKLDSILNYDCLFFTGGDQLKISSIIGGTYFHHIIHEFYHNGKILAGTSAGASMMSEIMIIEGYDEKAPAKAAINMSPGMGLIENVIIDQHFNQRGRMGRLLSGVAQNPHILGIGIDEDTAIIVEEHRSFSVLGNGVVTIVDGRNIEYTNISEQFPDDPLALTNVVVHVLPENYGYDLINKKPILKKAIKS; encoded by the coding sequence ATGTCAGAAAATCAACTTCCTACTCTTATTATTATTGGAGGAGGAGAAGACAAAAAAGCTGATAAAAAAATTTTAAAAGAAATTGTAAAATTATCTGGACAAGAGAAAGCAAAAATTGGAATTATCACTACTGCTACTGATTATCCTGATGAAGTGGGAATGGAATATAAAAATCTTTTTTATGATTTAGGGGTCTATGAAGTACATACTTTATCTATCATGGATCGAAAACATTCAAATATGAGAGCAAAATTAGATTCCATTTTAAACTATGATTGTCTCTTCTTTACAGGAGGAGATCAACTAAAAATCTCTAGCATTATAGGCGGTACTTATTTTCATCACATTATTCATGAATTTTACCATAACGGGAAAATATTGGCTGGCACCAGTGCTGGGGCTTCTATGATGAGTGAAATTATGATTATAGAAGGATATGACGAAAAAGCTCCAGCAAAAGCCGCAATTAATATGTCCCCAGGAATGGGACTAATAGAAAATGTTATTATTGATCAACATTTTAACCAAAGAGGGAGAATGGGAAGATTACTTTCTGGAGTTGCTCAAAATCCACACATATTAGGTATAGGTATTGATGAAGATACTGCTATTATCGTAGAAGAGCATCGTTCTTTTTCTGTTTTAGGAAATGGCGTAGTGACGATTGTAGATGGAAGAAATATCGAATACACCAATATATCTGAGCAGTTTCCTGATGACCCATTGGCCTTGACAAATGTAGTGGTTCATGTGCTCCCAGAAAACTATGGATATGACTTGATCAATAAAAAACCCATTCTAAAGAAGGCAATTAAATCATAA
- a CDS encoding S1C family serine protease: MDEFNKKEDSQNRSDQDKGKKRFSFKQIVILVLIASFIGGTAIGAGYQLAGYIISGNLKGEMQQQSSLEENVNKNSSNKNTTPISQSNLTTQEIVKKVGPSVVSITSKVMTQDWFRNPSIQEGMGSGVIFQIDDKGVFILTNNHVIANSDELTVTFENNLQVKGEVVGVDEDSDLAVIKINKKNIPNALEGKIQVAEFGDSDKLTVGEKAIAIGNPLGYDDTVTVGVISALDRELQIADQNIKLIQTDAAINPGNSGGALVNNQGQVIGINTAKIADTEVEGIGFAIPINSAKPIIQELLKQGYVSRPYLGVMIKDIDEETSQIYKLPVGVLVVEVVENSAADKAGLQPGDVIIEIDGEKILSAEELTQKISNKKVGDKIHLIAVRNGDENKEFTITLKEKNAQE; the protein is encoded by the coding sequence ATGGACGAATTTAATAAAAAAGAGGATTCTCAAAATAGAAGTGATCAGGATAAAGGAAAGAAAAGATTTTCTTTTAAACAAATAGTGATTCTTGTTTTAATTGCATCTTTTATTGGAGGGACAGCGATTGGAGCAGGATATCAATTAGCAGGTTATATTATTTCGGGAAATCTTAAAGGAGAAATGCAGCAACAATCCAGTTTAGAAGAAAATGTCAATAAAAATAGTTCCAATAAAAATACCACTCCTATTTCTCAATCCAATTTAACGACACAGGAAATTGTAAAAAAAGTAGGACCTTCTGTGGTATCTATCACAAGTAAGGTGATGACACAAGATTGGTTTAGAAATCCGAGTATTCAAGAAGGAATGGGTTCAGGAGTAATTTTTCAGATAGATGATAAAGGAGTGTTTATTCTTACCAATAATCATGTAATAGCAAATAGCGATGAATTAACTGTTACTTTCGAAAACAATCTTCAAGTAAAGGGTGAAGTAGTAGGGGTTGATGAAGATAGTGACTTAGCTGTGATTAAAATTAATAAGAAGAATATTCCAAATGCACTAGAGGGAAAGATTCAAGTTGCAGAATTTGGAGACTCTGATAAGCTTACGGTAGGAGAAAAAGCAATTGCTATTGGAAATCCATTGGGTTATGATGATACAGTAACTGTAGGAGTTATTAGTGCATTGGATCGAGAGCTTCAAATAGCAGATCAAAATATTAAATTGATTCAAACGGATGCAGCAATTAATCCAGGAAATAGTGGAGGAGCTTTGGTCAATAATCAAGGTCAAGTGATAGGAATTAATACCGCTAAGATAGCAGATACTGAAGTAGAAGGGATTGGATTTGCTATTCCCATTAATTCTGCAAAACCCATTATTCAAGAATTATTGAAACAAGGATATGTATCAAGGCCGTATTTAGGAGTTATGATCAAAGATATTGATGAGGAGACATCTCAGATTTATAAATTGCCTGTAGGAGTATTGGTGGTTGAAGTGGTAGAAAATAGTGCAGCTGATAAGGCAGGACTTCAACCAGGAGATGTAATCATAGAAATAGATGGAGAAAAAATTCTTTCAGCAGAGGAATTGACCCAAAAGATTTCTAATAAAAAAGTAGGGGATAAAATTCATCTTATTGCTGTGAGAAATGGAGATGAAAATAAAGAGTTTACCATTACTTTAAAAGAGAAAAATGCTCAAGAATAG
- the metK gene encoding methionine adenosyltransferase has product MVKKLFTSESVTEGHPDKICDQISDAILDAILAEDPNARVACETTVTTGLVMVMGEISTNTYVDIPKVVRNTVKEIGYTRAKFGFDGDTCSVITSIDEQSPDIAMGVNQALEAREGSMTDEEIEAIGAGDQGMMFGFATNETPELMPLPISLAHKLARRLAQVRKEGIVEYLRPDGKTQVTIEYEEDKPIRVEAIVVSTQHNSEVDRKTIEKDILKQVIQPVVPAELLDENTKYFINPTGRFVIGGPQGDSGLTGRKIIVDTYGGYGRHGGGAFSGKDPTKVDRSASYAARYVAKNIVAAGLADKCEVELAYAIGVAKPVSIFIETFGTGKIEDEKIVQLVRKHFDLRPAGIIKELNLRRPIYRQTAAYGHFGRTDIDLPWERTDKAEILRKEVLEN; this is encoded by the coding sequence ATGGTAAAAAAATTGTTTACATCAGAGTCGGTGACAGAAGGACATCCAGATAAAATATGTGATCAAATATCTGATGCAATACTAGATGCTATTTTAGCAGAGGATCCAAATGCAAGGGTGGCTTGTGAAACAACGGTTACTACAGGATTAGTAATGGTAATGGGAGAAATTTCTACCAATACTTATGTAGACATTCCTAAAGTTGTAAGAAATACGGTTAAAGAAATAGGATATACCAGAGCAAAATTTGGATTTGATGGAGATACTTGTTCTGTAATTACTAGTATTGATGAACAATCTCCAGATATTGCCATGGGGGTAAATCAAGCTTTAGAAGCTAGAGAAGGAAGTATGACTGATGAAGAGATTGAGGCGATTGGAGCAGGGGATCAGGGAATGATGTTTGGATTTGCAACCAATGAAACTCCAGAATTGATGCCTCTTCCCATTTCTTTAGCTCATAAATTAGCACGTAGATTGGCTCAAGTTCGAAAAGAAGGGATTGTGGAATATCTTCGACCAGATGGAAAAACTCAAGTTACGATTGAATATGAAGAGGATAAACCAATAAGAGTAGAGGCTATTGTAGTATCTACTCAACATAATTCTGAAGTGGATAGAAAAACCATAGAAAAAGATATATTAAAACAGGTCATTCAACCTGTAGTTCCAGCAGAGTTATTAGATGAAAATACAAAGTATTTTATTAATCCTACAGGGAGATTTGTAATTGGAGGACCTCAAGGAGATTCTGGACTTACAGGAAGAAAAATTATTGTAGATACCTATGGAGGATATGGACGTCATGGAGGAGGAGCTTTCTCTGGAAAAGATCCAACCAAAGTAGATCGTTCTGCAAGTTATGCAGCAAGGTATGTTGCAAAAAATATTGTAGCAGCGGGATTGGCAGATAAATGTGAAGTAGAACTTGCTTATGCTATTGGAGTGGCAAAACCAGTTTCTATTTTTATAGAAACCTTTGGTACTGGAAAAATAGAAGATGAAAAAATAGTTCAATTAGTTAGAAAACATTTTGATTTAAGACCTGCTGGAATTATAAAAGAACTAAATTTAAGAAGGCCTATTTATCGCCAGACAGCAGCTTATGGGCACTTTGGAAGAACAGATATTGATTTGCCCTGGGAAAGAACAGATAAAGCTGAGATTCTTAGAAAAGAAGTTTTAGAAAATTAA
- a CDS encoding DUF1659 domain-containing protein: MAVEANIISTKMQLKLNTGLDEKGKEIIKTKTYSNVKPDAKDQVIYDIASSLAVLQQHDLEEIHRVNDTILISME; the protein is encoded by the coding sequence ATGGCTGTAGAAGCGAATATTATAAGCACTAAAATGCAGTTAAAACTAAATACAGGATTAGATGAAAAGGGAAAAGAAATTATTAAGACAAAAACTTATTCCAATGTAAAGCCAGATGCAAAAGATCAAGTAATTTATGATATAGCTAGTAGTTTAGCAGTTTTACAGCAGCATGATTTAGAAGAAATTCATAGGGTAAATGATACGATATTAATTAGTATGGAGTAA